One Primulina eburnea isolate SZY01 unplaced genomic scaffold, ASM2296580v1 ctg291_ERROPOS436017, whole genome shotgun sequence genomic window carries:
- the LOC140820925 gene encoding uncharacterized protein, giving the protein MSLLTPYYHPTPSLLSTFTGKNKEQREREKQLGDKAMKSAIRCCISCILPCGALDVIRIVHANGRVEELGTAVKAAEILKLHPRHILKKPTSKLDNQGTCPRIVVVPPDSLLKRGKIYFLIPLPPSPEKNRPKRKKKESHHESGEGTIPMRNLSISDRHLTEILSEKVSDDRDRRRGRRVGVWRPHLQSISELPAEANSFMRSN; this is encoded by the coding sequence atGTCATTATTGACGCCATATTATCACCCGACCCCTTCCCTCCTTTCCACTTTCACTGGAAAAAACAAAGaacagagagagagagagaagcaattgggagaCAAAGCCATGAAAAGCGCCATCAGATGCTGCATATCCTGCATTCTTCCATGCGGAGCACTCGACGTAATTCGGATAGTTCACGCCAACGGCCGCGTCGAAGAGCTCGGCACCGCCGTGAAAGCTGCGGAGATACTGAAACTCCACCCCCGGCACATCCTGAAGAAGCCCACCTCCAAATTGGATAATCAAGGCACGTGCCCCAGGATCGTAGTCGTTCCACCCGACTCGCTACTTAAACGGGGTAAGATTTATTTTCTCATTCCTCTGCCTCCGTCGCCGGAGAAAAATCGACCGAAGAGGAAGAAGAAAGAGTCTCATCACGAAAGCGGCGAGGGTACGATTCCGATGAGAAATTTATCCATCTCTGATCGGCacttgactgagattttatcgGAAAAGGTTTCCGATGATAGGGATAGGCGACGAGGGCGGCGCGTCGGCGTTTGGAGACCTCATTTACAGAGCATTTCGGAGCTGCCGGCTGAAGCAAATTCATTCATGCGCAGTAattaa